The Legionella lansingensis DNA window ACTATCGAAATGCAATTTACCATCTTTTACTCTTAGGGTTACATGACCACCATTCGCCAATTTACCAAAGAGTAATTCATCAGCAAGTGGCTTCTTCACATTTTCTTGAATTAATCTTGCCATTGGTCGAGCACCCATCGTTTTGTCATACCCATGCTCGATAAGCCAATCACGAGCGGCCTTATCGACTTTAAAGCTAACTCCTTTATTGCTCAATTGTTCATCAAGCTCCATGATAAATTTATCAACAACCAAACCGATAGTTACATTGTCCAAAGGCGCAAAATTAATGATGGCATCCAACCTGTTCCTAAATTCCGGGCTGAATTGTCTTCTTATCACTTCTAATCCATCGTTGCTGTTATCTTGCCATGAGAAACCGATAGAATTCCTACTGATTTCAGTGGCTCCAGCATTAGAGGTCATCACCAGAATGACATGCCTAAAATCAGCCTGGCGTCCATTTGTGTCTGTCAATGTTCCATGATCCATAATTTGCAACAATAAATTGAACACATCAGGATGAGCTTTTTCTATCTCATCCAGTAGTAGAACCGCGTGGGGGTTTTTTGTTACTGCTTCGGTTAATAATCCACCTTGATCATAACCAACATAGCCTGGAGGTGCGCCAATTAAACGCGAAACAGTATGTTTTTCCATGTACTCAGACATATCAAAACGCAGCAATTCAATACCTAACACATTAGCAAGCTGTTTGGTAACTTCTGTTTTACCAACACCCGTCGGTCCTGCAAATAAGAAACAACCAACAGGTTTTTGTGGGTCACGAAGACCTGAACGAGCAAGTTTTATGGCAGAGGCCAAAGCGGTAATCGCCACATCTTGACCGTAAACGAGCAATTTTAAATCGCGCTCAAGGTTACGCAGAGTGTCTTTGTCTCTAGCAGAAACCTTCTTAACTGGGATACGTGCAATTTTAGCCACAACGCTCTCAATTTCTGTTACACCGATGATTTTTTTACGCTTATTGGCTGTGAGTAAATTTTGATAGGCACCTGCCTCATCCACAACATCAATGGCTTTATCTGGTAAGAAACGATCATTGATATATTTTGCAGAGAGTTCTGCTGCAGCCTTTAGAGCAGGAATGGAGAACTTAACACCATGATGATCTTCTAAACGACCTTTCAAGCCTTTAAGAATTTCAAACGTTTCCTCAACGCTTGGTTCTATAATATCTATTTTTTGGAAACGTCGAGCAAGTGCTCTGTCTTTTTCAAAAATACCACGATATTCTTGATAAGTTGTGGAGCCAATGCATTTTAATTCGCCATTTGCTAATAGCGGTTTAATAAGGTTTGATGCGTCCATTACCCCACCTGAAGCAGCGCCAGCTCCAATAATAGTATGGATTTCATCAATAAAAAGAACAGCTCCTTCTTGTTGTGATAATTGTTTTAAAACCGCTTTCAAGCGTTTCTCAAAGTCCCCACGGTATTTCGTACCAGCCAATAATGCACCCAAATCCAAAGAGTAAACGATGCAATGATGAATGGCCTCAGGCACTTCCCCATCAACGATGCGGCGAGCTAATCCTTCCGCAATCGCAGTTTTACCTACCCCAGCTTCGCCAACAAGCAAAGGGTTATTCTTGCGGCGGCGACATAATACTTGAATCGTTCTTTGGATCTCCTCGTGACGGCCAATTAATGGATCAATTTTGCCCATTCTGGCCCGTTTATTGAGATTCATGCAGTAACTTTCAAGCGGAGATTCACTGGTTTCATTACTCAGGGTATCTTCGTCCATAGGATTCATACTTTCGCCCATATCGTTATGATATTTAGAGACACCATGAGAAATATAATTGATAACGTCTAAGCGAGTAATATTTTCACGACGCAAAAAATAAACAGCTTGACTTTCTTGTTCACTAAAGATGGCTGCCAAGACATTGGCACCTGTAACTTCTGTTTTGCCTGCAGATTGAACATGGAAAACAGCTCGTTGTAACACACGTTGAAAACCCAATGTTGGTTGGGTCTCTCTATCTAGCTCATCCTCTGGGATCCTGGGAGTGGTTTCATCAATAAATTCAATTAAATCTCGACGCAAAGCATCAATATTTGCATCGCAAGCCTGTAAAACGTTACCCGCAGCTGGATTATCAAGCAATGACAGTAGCAAATGTTCCACAGTCATGAATTCATGACGCTTCTCTTTTGCTTCCTTAAACGCCAGATTTAAGGTGAATTCAAGTTCTTTGTTTAACATTGTCGTGCTCCTCTCCAGCCACCACCACTATTCTGGTTCCATGGCACATAACAGGGGGTGTTGATTGCTTCTCGCATGATCATTGACTAAAGCAACCTTTGTTTCTGCTATGTCCCTAGTAAAAATACCACAAACGCCCTTCCCCAAAATATGAACCTGTAACATCACCTGAGTTGCTACCTCTTCATTGAAATGGAAGAATCGCTTCAATACCTCCACCACAAATTCCATTGGCGTATAATCGTCGTTAAGCAAAATTACCTTATATTTCCTAGGTTGTTTGAGCTTAGGGACAACCTCTGATTCAGCTGTTTTATGCTCAACAATTTCCTCTAAAGACCATCCACTCATAACATACACCCTTTACTAATTTTATAGACTTCTAATGGGCATTTGGCCAGTAAAAATTGATTTAATTCTTGAAAAAAATTAAACCTTGTGACAACGAACAACACCTTGATTAGATTGCATTCATTTTGGCTTGACCAAGAGACCTGGAGTCCAGCATAAGGGCTTAGATCTTCCGGTCAAGCTTAAGGGATGACAACAGAGCGTATTCAGTTACTGTCTGCAGCATGAAGAATATGTATCAATTACATATGTTTAATGATTTCCTGTCCAAATCCTGAGCTGCTAACACAAGTAGCCTTTTCCATTAAGCGCTCAAAATCATAAGTTACTGTTTTCGCCTCGATGGCTCCTTCTGTTCCTTTGATAATGTAATCTGCTGCCTCAATCCACCCCAAATGACGCAGCATCATTTCAGCAGATAAAATTAAAGAGCCAGGGTTAACTTTGTTTTGACCCGCATATCTAGGAGCAGTACCATGGGTAGCTTCAAAAACCGCAACCTTATCACCGATGTTAGCACCTGGGGCAATACCAATCCCTCCCACCTGGGCCGCCAGAGCATCAGAAATATAGTCTCCATTTAAATTAAGCGTTGCAATAACACTATAGTCCTCGGGTCTTAGCAAAATTTGTTGTAGAAAAGCGTCTGCAATCACATCTTTGATAATAATGCGTTTACCATTTTTAGGATTGGTTAATTGCAGCCATGGACCACCTTCATGTTCTGTAGCGCCAAATACTTCACGGGCAACTTGATAGCCCCAATCTTTAAATGCACCTTCAGTAAACTTCATGATATTACCCTTGTGTACCAAAGTAACCGAATCACGATCATTATCGATGGCATACTGAATGGCCGCCTTTACTAAACGAGAAGTACCTTCCTTGGAAACAGGCTTAATACCTATGCCACAATGTTCTGGGAAACGAATTTTTTTGACACCCATTTCTTTCTGCAAAAAATGGATAATTTTCTTGGCTTCAGCGGAATCCGCCTGCCATTCGATCCCGGCATAAATATCCTCGGAATTTTCACGGAAAATGACCATATTGGTTTTCCAAGGCTCTTTAACTGGACTTGGAGTACCGGCAAAATAACGAATTGGACGCAAGCAGGTATAAAGATCGAGTTCTTGGCGAATAGCGACATTCAAGGAGCGAATTCCTCCGCCGACCGGGGTGGTGAGTGGCCCTTTAATAGCTACAACATATTTTTTCATCGCCTCCAACGTTTCTTGTGGTAGCCACTGATCTGGACCATAGACTTTAGTTGCTTTTTCACCTGCATAGACCTCCATCCAAGCAATCTTTTTTTGATTTCCATAAGCTTTTGCTACTGCCGCGTCAACAACATTAATCATCGGCGGAGTCACATCCACGCCTATACCATCACCTTCAATAAAAGGAATAATTGGGAAATTAGGGACTTTTAAAGATAAATCCGCACCAACTGTAATGGCTTGCCCCTGGGCTGGGACATGAATTTTTGCAAACGTCATTGGCAACTCCATCAATTTAAAATCAATAATCATAGCATTGAAAATCCTTTGTCCCAAATGCGTTTGCTTGTAATAATAAAACTATTTACAACTTGGTTAGAATCGTGGCGAACATTCTACTGTTTAATAAACCTTTTGGTGTGTTATGTCAGTTCACGGGTGAAGAAGGAGAAAAAACCTTAGCTGATTATATTGATCGACCTAATTTTTACGCAGCAGGTCGTTTGGATAAAAACAGTGAAGGATTGGTGTTGTTAACTGATGATGGAACATTGCAACATCAACTAAGCCACCCTAAGTTTAATAAACAAAAATACTATTGGGTGCAAGTTGAAGGCCAACCTACCGATAAAGATCTTAAGCCTTTTCAACAAGGGTTGGCTATTAAGGATACACGATTTTTACCCGCCAAAGTGAAAATTATTGCTGAGCCAACATTGTGGCCCAGGATTCCTCCGGTACGCTTCCGTAAAACAATACCAACGACCTGGCTTGATATTGTTTTACGAGAAGGAAAGAATCACCAAATTCGTAGAATGACAGCTGCCATAGGTTTTCCTACCCTAAGATTGGTCCGCTATCGTATAGCTAACTGGTCTTTAGGGGAACTGCACCCTGGGGATTATCGCCTTATCTCAACGACTATAAAAGGCTTTCGCTCGTAATGTATCATCAGCTATGAGCCTAACCCAAGGCCAGAGAATCATACTAACGAAGGCACTGCCCACCAACATCATAAAAGAAACATGATAGCCCAAGAATGACTCTATCACGAAAATAAGTAGTTGATAGAGGAAACAGAAAAAACCAATTAAAGCCATTTGTTGCCACATTGAGAAGAAATTAAAGCGACGCGCCTTATTGCTTGCAATCCAAGTGACTAAGGATAAGGCAAAGACATGCTCTCCAAGTACGGTAGACAATAAGACATCCAGGAGCAAGCCAATAATAATCAAAAGGGGTATATTGAAATAGTTCGGTAAAAAAAATTGTAAGTATAAAACCAGCATCAAAACCCAGGGAGGTCTAAGTCCCACTAACAACTCGGGTAAAGGTAGAATGGTTAAAGCAAGCGCTAAAATTACGGCGATGAATAAACGCAGATACAAGACGTTCATGCATTTTCTCCAATCACATTCAAACGCTCATTAATTTGGGCTGTTAATGCGGTTTGCTCCTTATCGGGCCAGACAAGAAGCACTAGACGGTTTCTATTCAATAACGCAATGGGGCTGACATCAACTTTGATGAAAGCTTCTCCAGGAATACTCTTAACTGCCTCTACACGGCCAACTGGATACCCTTCTGGATATAAACGCCCAAGGCCGGAAGTCACTAAAAGATCGCCCTTGTTAATAGAAGATGTTCTTGGCAAATTAATTAAAGATAACTGGCTCACGTTATTTGTACCCACTAAAATTGCCCGCTCTCCAGTTCGGTTATTTCTAACAGGCACAGCACTTTTGGAATCGGAGATTAATAAAACAGTACTCGTCATGGAACCGACATCAATAATTTGCCCCATTACTCCTTTTGCGTCTAATACGGGCTGTCCTGCATAAACCCCGTCGCGTTTACCTTTATTTAGCACAACGAGTTGGCGTGAGCTACTGGTATCAACCGCCAATATTTGAGCAGCCATAGCCTGCATTTTAGCTTTAGAAGAAGTAAGCAATAATTCCCTGAGTTGTGAGTTTTCTTCCTTGATAACTAATAGTTTTTGCAACTCAGCTTCAAGTAGCGTTTGTTGATAGCGAAGCTGCATGTTTTCGTTGATTAGCGCTTTTTTAGCACTCACCAAAGACTGCAACCAACCCACAACACGCACTGGATAGTCAACAGCAAATTGTAAGGGTGAAATAATAAGAGCAAACCCACTACGAACGCTGCTTAGATATTTGTAATGGTAATCAGAAAACATGAGGGCTAAAGACAATACGGTAGCAAACACAAAGCCAAAGACCCTGTGTTTGCTTTCATCAGCAAATATCCTGCCTTTAGGATTATTCTGTTGAGAGGAAATCACCACCACGCAGATCCATGGTTTCTAATGCTTTACCACCACCACGTGCAACGCAGGTTAGAGGATCTTCTGCAACGAGCACGGGCAGGCCTGTTTCTTCCATCAATAGAGTATCCATGTTCTTTAGGAGAGCCCCCCCACCAGTCAACACCATACCGCGCTCTGCAATATCTGCGGCCAACTCAGGTGGAGCCAATTCAAGAGCTGCTCGCACAGCACCAACAATACCTGAAAGAGGCTCTTGTAAGGCTTCAAGAATCTCAGCACTTGTCAGTGTGAAACTGCGAGGCACTCCTTCTGCCAAATTTCGACCTCTGACTTCAATTTCGAAAAGATCGCGGCTAGGGAAGGCGGAACCAATTTCATGTTTAATACGCTCAGCTGTTGTTTCCCCAATTAAAGTACCGTAATTACGGCGAACATAAGAAACAATCGCATCGTCAAATTTGTCGCCACCAATACGTACAGACTGATGATAAACAATCCCGCTTAAAGAAATAATAGCGACCTCAGTAGTACCACCACCAATGTCCACAACCATAGAACCACTGGCTTCTTCCACTGGCATGCCAGAGCCTAAAGCAGCAGCCATAGGTTCTTCAATTAGGAAGACTTCACGTGCACCAGCACCCATTGCAGACTCGCGAATCGCACGACGCTCAACTTGAGTGGAACCACAAGGGACACAGACCAATACCCGTGGACTAGGTCTTAAGAAACGATTTTCATGAACTTTGTGAATAAAATGCTGCAGCATTTTTTCTGTAACAAAGAAATCCGCTATCACTCCATCTTTCATTGGCCGGATCGCATTGATATTACCAGGTGTTCTGCCTAGCATACGCTTAGCTTCCAAACCAACAGCAGCTACTCGCTTTTGGCCAGATTCGTTACGTAAAGCCACAACTGAGGGCTCATTTAACACAATCCCTTTGTCCCTTACGTAAATCAATGTATTTGCCGTGCCTAAATCAATCGACAAATCATTGGAAAAAACACCCCTTAATTTCCTGAACATGTGCAACACTACCTCGTTCTTTTTTGGCAGACACTTTACCCTATATTGGGATAAAAATCGACAGAATTTTAATTAAGATTTTTGAGCCCCCTCACCCTACCCTCCACGACCATAATTAAGGAATTTAATCACTACGTCCCGCGACTTGTTCGCGGGATCCAACGATGCTCCGAGACTGCTGGATCCCGCGAACAAGTCGCGGGACGTAGGCAAAGGAATTTGTGTCTTAACTTAATGGCAGTGACCCTACCCTCTCCCCCATGCTTCGCACGGTGGAGAGGGAAACGTCAATCGATGGTAAAAACTGCTTGTAATTGTGCAAGATTTCTCTTAACAAATTGCTTGCCTAATCCACGTACTTGAGATAATTCTTCAATGGATTTAAAAGCGCCGTGTTCTTCACGATACTTCACAATAGCTTGTGCACGTTTCTGACCGATACCTTTTACTGAGTTAGCAAGATTATGCACATCAGCTTTGTTTAGATTAATTTTGGCACGCGATTGCTCTTTTTTTATAGTAGATAAATTGTTTGCTTGCGAAGCAGCCTGAATGGGAAAGGATACAACACACAACGATAATACAGCAGCAAATAAATTTGCTTTCATTTACATTCTCCTTAATTGTTGGACTTGGCCAGTTTAGAACATGATGAGTTTTCAACCAGCCCTTTTACTTCTTGCTTTTTCCTGCAAGAAGCAAAAGAGTATCGCAAGATTTTTTTTATCTGTCGAGAGTTGTCTGATGATAATGAGAATTGAGCACGAACGCGACGCAAGCCGTTAATTTCTTTGCCATTTCCAAGTGCAAAAATTCATTAGGCCCGTGGGCATTTGAGTGGGGTCCTAATACCCCAGTAATCATAAACTGTGCTTTGGGAAATTTTTCTCCTAGCATACCCATGAACGGAATGGTTCCTCCTTCACCAATGTAAGCAGCAGGTTTTTGATAAAAGGTGAGTGAAGCATCATTAATCGCTTTCTCTAACCATTCAACCATCTTTGGTGCATTCCAGCCAACAGCTCCATCATGCACATGAAAAGCAACTTTTGCGTTATAAGGTGGGTTACTGGTTAGCGCTTCTTGCATTGCCGCTAGCGCTTTTTGGGGCAATACCAATGGCGGTAGACGCATGGAGAGTTTCAGCGACGTTTTTGGTCTCAACACATTCCCTGCATCAGCAGTAGCAGGTAAACCCATTGCACCCGTCACAGCAAGAGCAGGTCTCCAACTTCGATTTAAAATTAACTCTCTTCTGTTATGCGTAACAGGTTCGACACCAGAATGAAAAGGAATATTGCTGTAAACTTCATTGCCTAGAATTTCTGCACAGGCAGCAGCCTGCCTCACTCGATCTTCAGGGATATCGCAATACAAAGCCTCCAATTTAATTTCACCAGTGGTTTCATCTTCGATCCGGCTAATTAATTGCTTTGCTATACGGAAACTATCAGCAACAATTCCACTGGCATAACCTGAATGCACTCCCTCGGTCAGAACATCAACCGTTAACTCACCAGTCACGTTACCGCGTAATGATGTCGTCATCCAGAGCTGATCATAATTCCCAGCGCCTGAATCCAGGCAAATCACCAAAGAAGGCTCACCAATTTTTTCTTTTAGAGTGTCAATATAAAAAGGTAAATCATGGCTGCCGCTCTCTTCACATGCTTCAATCAGCAAAACACATCGTGCATGAGGCAAGCCTTGTGCTCGCAAAGCGTTTATCGCTGTTAGTGAGGCATAGGTGGCGTAGCCATCATCAGCACTACCACGCCCATAAAGACGACCATCTTTAATAACCGGCTTCCACGGCCCCAAAGACTCATGCCAGCCACTCATCTCTGGTTGTTTGTCTAAATGACCATAAAGCAATACGGTTTCTTTGCTTTCCCCTGGAACCTCCATTAGCAATAAAGGTGTACGTCCAGGAAGACGAGCAATTTCTAAGGTCATACCTGCAGGCGCATGGTTTCTGCACCACTCAGCAACATGACTTACTGCACGCTCCATATGACCATGTTCCTGCCATTGTGCATCAAAATGAGGAGATTTATTGGGAATTTTAATATACTCGCAAAGACTAGGTAGAATGTTGTCCTGCCATTGCTGAGCAACGTACTCATACAGTTTCTGGGAATTCAACATGCATCTTCTCCTTGATACACCTCGCGAAGTACAGCAATAATTTTTTCAGTAGCGGATTCGATATGAAGAGTCTTAATTTTGGCAATAATGTCTTCACGCTGTTGATCCACCTCTTTAATTGCGGCCAGAAGAGTATCAGGAGTTAAAACCTCTTCCTCGACAACCCTGCTGATGCCCTGCTCTTTAAAATAGTTAGCATTTTGAATTTGATCTCCGCGACTGACTCTTGCTGATAATGGGATTAAGACATGCGGTTTTTCCAAGGCAAGAATTTCGTACAATGCATTAGCACCTGCTCTTGAAACAACCAATTGGCTGGCAGCAAATAAATCTGCCAATTCCTCATTTGCGTATTCAAATTGGTAATAATTACTCTTGTTCAATAAACGCTTATCGATTTTCCCTTTCCCACAGAGATGAATAATCTGATACTGCTCACTTAATGCAGGTAAACACTGCCTTAAAGCCTCATTTAGCACGGTAGAGCCTTGACTACCCC harbors:
- the clpA gene encoding ATP-dependent Clp protease ATP-binding subunit ClpA, translating into MLNKELEFTLNLAFKEAKEKRHEFMTVEHLLLSLLDNPAAGNVLQACDANIDALRRDLIEFIDETTPRIPEDELDRETQPTLGFQRVLQRAVFHVQSAGKTEVTGANVLAAIFSEQESQAVYFLRRENITRLDVINYISHGVSKYHNDMGESMNPMDEDTLSNETSESPLESYCMNLNKRARMGKIDPLIGRHEEIQRTIQVLCRRRKNNPLLVGEAGVGKTAIAEGLARRIVDGEVPEAIHHCIVYSLDLGALLAGTKYRGDFEKRLKAVLKQLSQQEGAVLFIDEIHTIIGAGAASGGVMDASNLIKPLLANGELKCIGSTTYQEYRGIFEKDRALARRFQKIDIIEPSVEETFEILKGLKGRLEDHHGVKFSIPALKAAAELSAKYINDRFLPDKAIDVVDEAGAYQNLLTANKRKKIIGVTEIESVVAKIARIPVKKVSARDKDTLRNLERDLKLLVYGQDVAITALASAIKLARSGLRDPQKPVGCFLFAGPTGVGKTEVTKQLANVLGIELLRFDMSEYMEKHTVSRLIGAPPGYVGYDQGGLLTEAVTKNPHAVLLLDEIEKAHPDVFNLLLQIMDHGTLTDTNGRQADFRHVILVMTSNAGATEISRNSIGFSWQDNSNDGLEVIRRQFSPEFRNRLDAIINFAPLDNVTIGLVVDKFIMELDEQLSNKGVSFKVDKAARDWLIEHGYDKTMGARPMARLIQENVKKPLADELLFGKLANGGHVTLRVKDGKLHFDSHDHREGVC
- the clpS gene encoding ATP-dependent Clp protease adapter ClpS, which produces MSGWSLEEIVEHKTAESEVVPKLKQPRKYKVILLNDDYTPMEFVVEVLKRFFHFNEEVATQVMLQVHILGKGVCGIFTRDIAETKVALVNDHARSNQHPLLCAMEPE
- the icd gene encoding NADP-dependent isocitrate dehydrogenase, with translation MTFAKIHVPAQGQAITVGADLSLKVPNFPIIPFIEGDGIGVDVTPPMINVVDAAVAKAYGNQKKIAWMEVYAGEKATKVYGPDQWLPQETLEAMKKYVVAIKGPLTTPVGGGIRSLNVAIRQELDLYTCLRPIRYFAGTPSPVKEPWKTNMVIFRENSEDIYAGIEWQADSAEAKKIIHFLQKEMGVKKIRFPEHCGIGIKPVSKEGTSRLVKAAIQYAIDNDRDSVTLVHKGNIMKFTEGAFKDWGYQVAREVFGATEHEGGPWLQLTNPKNGKRIIIKDVIADAFLQQILLRPEDYSVIATLNLNGDYISDALAAQVGGIGIAPGANIGDKVAVFEATHGTAPRYAGQNKVNPGSLILSAEMMLRHLGWIEAADYIIKGTEGAIEAKTVTYDFERLMEKATCVSSSGFGQEIIKHM
- a CDS encoding pseudouridine synthase, translating into MANILLFNKPFGVLCQFTGEEGEKTLADYIDRPNFYAAGRLDKNSEGLVLLTDDGTLQHQLSHPKFNKQKYYWVQVEGQPTDKDLKPFQQGLAIKDTRFLPAKVKIIAEPTLWPRIPPVRFRKTIPTTWLDIVLREGKNHQIRRMTAAIGFPTLRLVRYRIANWSLGELHPGDYRLISTTIKGFRS
- the mreD gene encoding rod shape-determining protein MreD, with translation MNVLYLRLFIAVILALALTILPLPELLVGLRPPWVLMLVLYLQFFLPNYFNIPLLIIIGLLLDVLLSTVLGEHVFALSLVTWIASNKARRFNFFSMWQQMALIGFFCFLYQLLIFVIESFLGYHVSFMMLVGSAFVSMILWPWVRLIADDTLRAKAFYSR
- the mreC gene encoding rod shape-determining protein MreC: MISSQQNNPKGRIFADESKHRVFGFVFATVLSLALMFSDYHYKYLSSVRSGFALIISPLQFAVDYPVRVVGWLQSLVSAKKALINENMQLRYQQTLLEAELQKLLVIKEENSQLRELLLTSSKAKMQAMAAQILAVDTSSSRQLVVLNKGKRDGVYAGQPVLDAKGVMGQIIDVGSMTSTVLLISDSKSAVPVRNNRTGERAILVGTNNVSQLSLINLPRTSSINKGDLLVTSGLGRLYPEGYPVGRVEAVKSIPGEAFIKVDVSPIALLNRNRLVLLVWPDKEQTALTAQINERLNVIGENA
- a CDS encoding rod shape-determining protein; this translates as MFRKLRGVFSNDLSIDLGTANTLIYVRDKGIVLNEPSVVALRNESGQKRVAAVGLEAKRMLGRTPGNINAIRPMKDGVIADFFVTEKMLQHFIHKVHENRFLRPSPRVLVCVPCGSTQVERRAIRESAMGAGAREVFLIEEPMAAALGSGMPVEEASGSMVVDIGGGTTEVAIISLSGIVYHQSVRIGGDKFDDAIVSYVRRNYGTLIGETTAERIKHEIGSAFPSRDLFEIEVRGRNLAEGVPRSFTLTSAEILEALQEPLSGIVGAVRAALELAPPELAADIAERGMVLTGGGALLKNMDTLLMEETGLPVLVAEDPLTCVARGGGKALETMDLRGGDFLSTE
- a CDS encoding ComEA family DNA-binding protein gives rise to the protein MKANLFAAVLSLCVVSFPIQAASQANNLSTIKKEQSRAKINLNKADVHNLANSVKGIGQKRAQAIVKYREEHGAFKSIEELSQVRGLGKQFVKRNLAQLQAVFTID
- a CDS encoding M20 family metallopeptidase codes for the protein MLNSQKLYEYVAQQWQDNILPSLCEYIKIPNKSPHFDAQWQEHGHMERAVSHVAEWCRNHAPAGMTLEIARLPGRTPLLLMEVPGESKETVLLYGHLDKQPEMSGWHESLGPWKPVIKDGRLYGRGSADDGYATYASLTAINALRAQGLPHARCVLLIEACEESGSHDLPFYIDTLKEKIGEPSLVICLDSGAGNYDQLWMTTSLRGNVTGELTVDVLTEGVHSGYASGIVADSFRIAKQLISRIEDETTGEIKLEALYCDIPEDRVRQAAACAEILGNEVYSNIPFHSGVEPVTHNRRELILNRSWRPALAVTGAMGLPATADAGNVLRPKTSLKLSMRLPPLVLPQKALAAMQEALTSNPPYNAKVAFHVHDGAVGWNAPKMVEWLEKAINDASLTFYQKPAAYIGEGGTIPFMGMLGEKFPKAQFMITGVLGPHSNAHGPNEFLHLEMAKKLTACVAFVLNSHYHQTTLDR